A genomic region of Bdellovibrionales bacterium contains the following coding sequences:
- the frr gene encoding ribosome recycling factor, protein MVENIVKSTKDQMEKSLLALAGELKKVRTGRAQVSMLDVVKVNYYGSATPLNQVAAVSCPDGKSFLIQPWEASTLKEVEASIIKSDLGMSPQNDGKVIRLRLPDLTEARRKELVKTIKKIVEDARVAVRMARRDANESVKKAAKDKVISEDEQKRLEGEIQKLTDGYVDKIDKISDEKEKELMTI, encoded by the coding sequence CCAAAGACCAGATGGAAAAGTCTCTTTTGGCTTTGGCTGGCGAATTAAAAAAGGTGAGAACTGGCCGAGCTCAGGTGTCAATGTTGGATGTTGTGAAGGTCAACTACTACGGCAGCGCCACTCCGCTCAATCAGGTAGCTGCGGTCTCTTGTCCAGACGGAAAATCCTTTTTAATTCAACCCTGGGAGGCATCAACTCTCAAAGAAGTTGAAGCCTCAATTATTAAGAGCGATCTAGGAATGAGTCCTCAAAATGATGGAAAAGTCATCCGCCTTCGACTTCCTGATTTGACGGAAGCCCGTCGCAAGGAATTAGTAAAGACTATCAAAAAGATTGTTGAGGATGCCAGGGTGGCTGTGCGAATGGCAAGACGTGATGCCAATGAATCTGTAAAGAAGGCCGCCAAGGATAAAGTAATCAGCGAGGATGAGCAGAAACGCCTCGAAGGAGAAATACAAAAATTGACTGATGGATATGTCGATAAAATTGACAAGATATCCGATGAAAAAGAGAAAGAACTCATGACAATCTAG
- the uppS gene encoding di-trans,poly-cis-decaprenylcistransferase has translation MIENLEPFKVTPPIHIAIIMDGNGRWANAHGHHRFFGHVRGARVAKSIIEACSFRRVKFLTLFAFSSENWLRPKDEVSLLMKLLFSRLNRERAGLVRNNIKFKCIGDLDRLPAKVKEAVNQTISETDHCTGMTLIFALSYGGRQEIANAAKRIAFLVGSGKLRPEDVNEELFHSQLESSEIPDPDLIIRTSGESRLSNFYLWQSAYSEFMVFPKMWPEFTRNDLDLAIESFNLKERRFGKTSEQLGSSPQTSSRSLKGEV, from the coding sequence ATGATAGAAAATCTGGAGCCCTTTAAAGTGACCCCGCCGATACACATCGCAATAATTATGGACGGAAATGGCCGTTGGGCCAATGCCCATGGACATCATCGTTTTTTTGGGCATGTTCGGGGAGCTCGGGTAGCTAAGAGCATTATTGAGGCTTGCTCATTTCGGCGGGTTAAATTTCTTACGCTTTTTGCTTTTAGCAGTGAAAATTGGCTCAGACCAAAAGACGAAGTCAGCCTCCTGATGAAATTGTTATTTAGCCGGCTCAATCGTGAGCGAGCTGGATTGGTTCGAAATAATATTAAATTCAAATGTATTGGCGATCTAGATCGGCTCCCTGCAAAGGTAAAGGAGGCCGTTAACCAGACGATCTCTGAAACTGATCATTGCACGGGAATGACTTTGATTTTTGCATTGAGCTATGGAGGTCGGCAAGAAATTGCTAACGCAGCGAAGAGAATCGCCTTCCTTGTCGGCTCCGGAAAATTGCGCCCCGAGGATGTCAATGAGGAGCTCTTTCACTCTCAGCTAGAATCTTCGGAAATTCCCGACCCAGATCTCATCATTCGCACAAGCGGAGAATCGCGCCTCTCGAATTTCTATTTATGGCAATCAGCCTATAGCGAATTCATGGTTTTTCCCAAAATGTGGCCAGAATTTACGCGGAATGATTTAGATCTCGCAATTGAATCATTTAATCTCAAAGAACGTCGCTTTGGTAAGACCAGTGAACAGTTAGGCTCAAGTCCCCAGACTTCATCCCGCAGTTTAAAAGGCGAAGTTTAA
- a CDS encoding phosphatidate cytidylyltransferase, with protein sequence MSSNFMGLQTRILSALVAVGSLVAIAFYGGPPGIAVISLGIVMLGCYEFTKIGFPPDEKLPPFLKGLFLGSCFGFIAIAMLLEPIAGLATLALTSMILFSCLLSALHKTVPLEVIRKLSSSLILGLVYTGLLPIFALKLLFLPDGLKWFSLMLVVVFSGDTFAYFVGLCFGKRKLMSSVSPKKTVAGAWGGLLGSGLVAWLAGTYFVDEHSLVLFITGSIASGFFAQFGDLFESLLKRVSGHKDSGSIMPGHGGVLDRLDGIYFASPIFFLVAQYLS encoded by the coding sequence GTGAGTTCCAACTTTATGGGGCTCCAAACGAGAATTCTCTCAGCTTTGGTAGCGGTAGGCTCCCTTGTCGCTATTGCTTTTTACGGAGGTCCACCAGGAATCGCAGTTATCTCCCTTGGGATTGTCATGCTGGGCTGTTATGAATTTACCAAAATTGGCTTTCCTCCAGATGAGAAACTTCCACCATTTTTAAAAGGCCTGTTTCTTGGGAGTTGCTTCGGTTTTATCGCCATAGCAATGCTCCTCGAACCTATTGCAGGCCTGGCAACTCTCGCTTTGACGTCGATGATCCTTTTCTCCTGCTTATTGAGTGCACTTCACAAAACTGTCCCGCTGGAAGTGATTCGGAAACTCTCGTCCTCCCTCATTTTAGGTTTGGTTTACACAGGTTTACTGCCGATTTTTGCACTTAAACTCCTGTTTCTTCCTGATGGGCTCAAATGGTTTTCGCTCATGCTTGTTGTGGTTTTTTCCGGAGATACCTTTGCCTATTTCGTTGGACTTTGCTTTGGCAAGCGCAAGCTGATGTCTTCAGTTTCCCCTAAAAAAACAGTTGCCGGGGCCTGGGGAGGACTTTTGGGGTCTGGACTTGTCGCTTGGCTGGCGGGAACTTACTTTGTTGATGAGCACTCGCTTGTTCTGTTTATCACGGGTTCTATTGCCAGCGGCTTCTTTGCTCAATTTGGAGATCTCTTTGAATCACTTCTCAAGCGTGTCAGTGGCCACAAGGATTCTGGCAGTATTATGCCAGGACACGGGGGTGTGCTTGATCGTTTGGATGGAATTTATTTTGCCTCCCCTATTTTCTTTCTTGTTGCTCAATACCTCAGCTAG
- the rseP gene encoding RIP metalloprotease RseP — translation MDLILNWLQSGLSAIGPFLILLGLLIFVHELGHFLVAKWCGVRVEVFSLGFGKKILKFSRGETTYCISIVPLGGYVKMYGDDPTAEIPENEKSRAFLCKPVIQRIAIVLAGPLMNFLFAIPLFMAVGLKGELVPGPRLGDVERESSAFQAGFRSGDKILSMNEETISYWSQIAKKIETSVDREIQFKVARFNSGETVSLKASPTLVPNDNILTLDTLVPRIPGLDPSGRSSMVGVSSPQSPAALAGLKTFDIITSINGVKVNAFWELEPTLQAHKNSEKLELVVHPYTAKANAESRTVVLNDFHTLSNSADESKSLLDVLGLEESDLYLLQVKENSPAARAGLRDGDKIIGLDKSLVEKWDQVLAKVKAFKAEDKVIHFSIAREGKTIDVDIAPEMTEVMNRHQKEENRFTVGIIPAILESPGELTLFRVSSPAEAVSYGFEKTIDWTKAISVSFLRILTAQVSHKNIGGVITIGRVASQTFEMGISAFLRMMAIISINLFLINLLPVPILDGGHLVFFVIEALRGAPLSMRKMEIAQQVGLILLISLMVLSLFNDITSFVKSP, via the coding sequence ATGGATTTAATTCTTAATTGGTTACAATCGGGACTTTCTGCAATTGGGCCCTTTCTCATCTTATTGGGTCTTCTCATTTTCGTTCATGAGCTTGGCCATTTTTTGGTCGCTAAATGGTGCGGAGTAAGAGTAGAGGTTTTTAGTCTTGGATTTGGCAAGAAAATTTTGAAATTCAGTCGTGGGGAGACGACTTATTGCATCTCGATTGTGCCTCTTGGCGGTTATGTCAAAATGTACGGAGACGATCCGACTGCAGAAATACCCGAAAATGAAAAGTCCCGAGCCTTTCTATGCAAACCAGTCATTCAGAGAATCGCGATCGTTTTGGCGGGCCCTCTGATGAACTTTCTATTTGCCATTCCACTGTTTATGGCTGTGGGTCTCAAGGGCGAACTTGTCCCAGGGCCGCGATTAGGAGATGTTGAGCGAGAGAGTTCTGCCTTTCAGGCTGGATTTCGTTCAGGTGATAAAATTCTCTCGATGAACGAGGAAACCATTTCGTATTGGTCCCAGATCGCCAAAAAAATTGAAACCTCCGTTGACCGTGAAATTCAATTTAAGGTAGCCAGATTCAATAGCGGGGAGACGGTTTCACTTAAAGCTTCTCCGACTCTTGTACCCAACGATAATATACTGACTCTTGATACTCTCGTCCCAAGAATTCCCGGACTTGATCCGTCTGGACGCTCTTCAATGGTTGGAGTTTCATCTCCTCAGTCACCTGCTGCCCTCGCCGGATTAAAAACTTTTGATATCATCACCTCTATAAATGGCGTGAAGGTCAATGCCTTTTGGGAATTGGAACCCACCCTTCAGGCTCACAAAAATAGCGAGAAGTTAGAACTCGTGGTTCATCCTTATACAGCGAAAGCAAATGCTGAAAGTCGAACGGTAGTGCTAAACGATTTTCACACTCTGTCGAATTCCGCTGATGAATCCAAATCTCTGCTTGATGTGTTGGGACTCGAAGAATCTGATCTGTATCTCCTTCAGGTTAAGGAGAATTCTCCGGCTGCTCGAGCTGGCTTGAGGGACGGAGATAAAATCATCGGGCTCGATAAATCCCTTGTGGAGAAATGGGATCAGGTTCTCGCAAAGGTCAAGGCATTCAAGGCAGAGGACAAGGTCATTCATTTTTCAATTGCACGTGAGGGCAAGACAATCGATGTTGATATCGCGCCAGAAATGACTGAGGTCATGAATCGCCATCAGAAAGAAGAAAATCGCTTTACCGTTGGAATTATTCCGGCAATTCTGGAGTCCCCAGGAGAGCTCACCCTGTTTCGGGTAAGTTCTCCCGCAGAGGCCGTCTCTTATGGGTTTGAAAAGACCATCGATTGGACCAAAGCTATATCTGTTAGCTTTCTCAGAATCCTTACAGCCCAAGTTTCGCATAAAAATATCGGTGGGGTTATCACGATCGGCAGAGTGGCAAGTCAGACTTTCGAAATGGGTATTTCCGCATTTTTGCGAATGATGGCCATCATTTCCATCAATCTTTTTCTGATCAATCTTCTTCCCGTACCTATTTTGGATGGTGGACACTTGGTATTTTTTGTCATCGAAGCCCTTCGAGGAGCCCCCCTGAGCATGAGAAAAATGGAGATTGCCCAACAAGTTGGGCTTATCCTTCTCATTTCTCTCATGGTACTATCCCTTTTTAACGATATAACAAGCTTTGTGAAGTCTCCTTAG
- the tsaB gene encoding tRNA (adenosine(37)-N6)-threonylcarbamoyltransferase complex dimerization subunit type 1 TsaB has protein sequence MKLVLIAETSSPSGGLSLLECSDKYLDAVVRDCQQWQRESSHSEVVTGAVRILLERNALHLSEISLFGVGVGPGSFTGIRVGINMMRAFAYSFQTPLFGYSSLEALALSTHRQDLPIVCLVNAFGNMIYGASYAWTATGSLRELASPRALGLDQVSQLFDGPSLVVGNAYDTYQRFFPHGLLNLMLRETHQPDEPQVQFFSPRLDLRARQEVKNDWKSVKPLYIRASEAEEKLKKGLLKPLPKI, from the coding sequence ATGAAATTAGTACTAATTGCAGAGACAAGCTCTCCAAGTGGCGGGCTTTCGCTCCTTGAATGTTCAGACAAATATTTAGACGCTGTCGTCAGAGACTGCCAGCAATGGCAGCGCGAATCTTCACATAGCGAAGTTGTGACTGGGGCAGTTAGAATCCTGCTGGAGCGAAATGCCCTTCACCTGAGTGAAATTAGTCTTTTTGGGGTTGGTGTGGGTCCTGGGAGTTTTACGGGCATTAGAGTAGGAATCAACATGATGAGGGCATTTGCTTACTCCTTTCAGACTCCCCTTTTTGGGTATTCTAGCCTAGAAGCCCTGGCTTTAAGCACCCATCGACAAGATTTGCCCATCGTGTGTTTGGTCAATGCCTTTGGAAACATGATTTATGGAGCCTCTTACGCATGGACAGCAACAGGCTCTCTTCGAGAATTGGCATCTCCGCGTGCCCTGGGCCTAGATCAGGTCTCTCAGCTCTTCGATGGGCCCTCTCTCGTTGTAGGCAATGCCTATGATACCTATCAAAGATTTTTTCCCCACGGCCTGCTCAATCTCATGTTGCGTGAAACGCATCAGCCAGACGAGCCTCAAGTCCAGTTTTTTTCCCCTCGTTTGGATCTGCGAGCCAGACAAGAGGTCAAAAATGATTGGAAATCCGTTAAACCTCTTTATATTCGCGCGTCTGAAGCCGAAGAGAAGTTAAAGAAGGGTCTACTTAAACCCTTACCAAAGATTTGA
- a CDS encoding P-loop NTPase, with protein MSDVRDKDKDKVYYLRGMMNSDSRIISVGGGKGGVGKSFFSSGLAIFIANLGYDTLLIDLDLGAANLHTCIGEDSPPHSIHDFLTGKIANFESLAVQTGHQNLRFISGSNDSYDMANITEDQKTLLMSSIFHTKADFIILDLSAGTHSTTLDLFLMATHQLITVTPDPSSVENAYRFIKSAFFRKMKRFEFQLNLGNLIAQLMANKSHNGIRSPADLLFYVSKQDPDNGERLRNLMESMKIQIVLNQVRTMSDVTLGPSIESVCRKYFGIKAQFLGHIDYDNAVWQSLRKKKHLLLEYPHSRIYAQMLGIARTIVGPRKQKAVV; from the coding sequence ATGTCCGATGTTCGGGATAAAGACAAAGACAAAGTCTATTATTTGAGAGGAATGATGAATTCCGACTCTCGAATAATTTCAGTTGGAGGAGGCAAAGGAGGAGTTGGAAAGTCGTTTTTTAGCTCTGGCCTTGCTATCTTTATTGCGAACCTAGGATACGATACTCTTTTGATAGATTTAGATCTGGGGGCAGCCAATCTTCACACTTGCATCGGAGAAGACTCACCCCCGCATTCTATTCATGATTTTTTAACTGGCAAAATAGCAAATTTTGAAAGCCTCGCCGTTCAAACCGGCCATCAAAATCTCCGGTTTATCAGTGGATCTAACGACTCCTACGACATGGCAAACATCACTGAAGATCAGAAGACACTTCTGATGTCCTCTATTTTTCACACGAAGGCCGATTTCATCATTCTTGACCTGAGTGCAGGAACTCACTCTACCACCTTGGATTTGTTTTTGATGGCCACACACCAACTGATCACCGTAACGCCGGATCCTTCCAGCGTTGAAAATGCTTATAGATTTATCAAATCTGCATTTTTTAGAAAAATGAAGCGATTTGAGTTCCAATTAAATTTAGGTAACCTGATTGCACAACTCATGGCAAATAAATCCCATAACGGAATTCGCTCACCTGCCGATCTCCTTTTCTATGTTTCCAAACAGGATCCAGACAATGGCGAACGACTTCGAAATTTGATGGAGAGCATGAAAATTCAAATTGTTCTCAACCAAGTTCGCACAATGAGTGATGTTACTCTCGGTCCTTCTATAGAGAGCGTCTGCAGAAAATATTTTGGAATCAAAGCTCAATTTTTAGGACATATCGACTACGATAATGCAGTATGGCAGTCGCTTCGAAAAAAGAAACATCTCCTGCTAGAATATCCTCACAGCCGGATATATGCTCAAATGCTGGGAATTGCCCGAACAATCGTTGGTCCAAGAAAACAAAAAGCTGTGGTATAG
- a CDS encoding helix-turn-helix domain-containing protein, with protein MNHRLADQTYYEILEVASDATQQQIHAAYHRARNTYSPESPALYSMFTREEARDLMTLIEEAFSTLSNQAKRKDYDRQLIRQTTQKDQTQFGPANASEELPDFQVPEQGPKVGSAPLASVGIANTADIEQIAVNQKSFQPSKPKADRVPEGFGKTRFSAYQIDPNFENEINQTRTFDGTFLQKVRIYKQVNLDQLSQETRISRTYLSALESNNFKSLPAPVFTRGFVVQVAKILGLNEKLVADSYMSLYRNEKF; from the coding sequence ATGAATCATCGACTGGCCGACCAAACCTATTATGAAATTCTTGAAGTGGCATCAGATGCAACTCAGCAACAAATTCATGCCGCATACCATCGGGCACGAAACACTTATTCCCCTGAGAGCCCAGCACTCTACTCTATGTTTACTCGCGAAGAAGCACGTGATTTGATGACTCTCATTGAGGAAGCTTTTTCCACTCTGAGTAACCAAGCCAAACGAAAAGATTACGACAGGCAATTAATTCGGCAGACAACACAGAAGGATCAAACTCAATTTGGCCCGGCAAATGCATCCGAAGAATTACCAGATTTTCAAGTTCCGGAGCAAGGGCCCAAAGTTGGTTCAGCACCGCTAGCGAGTGTTGGAATTGCAAATACTGCGGACATTGAACAGATCGCTGTAAATCAGAAGAGTTTCCAGCCATCCAAGCCTAAGGCTGACCGTGTTCCTGAAGGGTTTGGGAAAACACGTTTTAGTGCCTATCAAATAGATCCAAACTTTGAAAATGAGATAAATCAAACGAGGACCTTCGATGGAACGTTTCTTCAAAAGGTTCGGATTTATAAACAGGTGAATCTTGATCAACTCAGCCAGGAGACGCGCATCAGCCGGACCTATTTGAGTGCCCTCGAATCAAACAATTTCAAATCCCTTCCTGCGCCTGTTTTTACTCGCGGGTTCGTTGTGCAAGTAGCAAAAATCCTAGGACTCAACGAGAAACTCGTTGCTGACTCCTACATGTCACTCTATCGCAATGAAAAGTTCTGA